Proteins from a single region of Lelliottia sp. JS-SCA-14:
- the rppH gene encoding RNA pyrophosphohydrolase, with product MIDDDGYRPNVGIVICNRQGQVMWARRYGQHSWQFPQGGINPGESPEQAMYRELFEEVGLSRKDVRILASTRNWLRYKLPKRLVRWDTKPVCIGQKQKWFLLQLVSNDSEINMQTSSTPEFDGWRWVSYWYPVRQVVSFKRDVYRRVMKEFASVVIAFQEAPPKPQSTPAWRRKRG from the coding sequence GTGATTGATGACGATGGCTACCGCCCGAACGTAGGTATCGTAATTTGTAATCGTCAGGGCCAGGTTATGTGGGCAAGACGGTATGGTCAGCACTCCTGGCAGTTCCCGCAAGGTGGGATCAACCCAGGAGAGTCCCCAGAACAAGCGATGTATCGGGAGCTGTTCGAAGAAGTCGGCTTAAGCCGAAAAGATGTTCGCATCCTGGCTTCGACCCGCAACTGGTTGCGTTACAAGTTACCGAAACGTTTGGTGCGTTGGGACACAAAGCCGGTTTGTATCGGCCAGAAACAAAAGTGGTTTCTTCTGCAATTGGTGAGTAACGACTCGGAAATCAATATGCAAACCAGCAGTACGCCGGAGTTCGATGGCTGGCGCTGGGTGAGTTACTGGTATCCCGTTCGTCAGGTCGTCTCATTTAAACGCGATGTTTACCGTAGGGTGATGAAAGAGTTTGCAAGTGTGGTCATTGCGTTTCAGGAGGCCCCTCCTAAGCCGCAAAGCACACCTGCCTGG